The following nucleotide sequence is from Populus trichocarpa isolate Nisqually-1 chromosome 11, P.trichocarpa_v4.1, whole genome shotgun sequence.
GGTCAGTTATTAGAGGAGTGTAAtgagaacaacatatccaaaaatcagcatgatccaacggtggattcCAGAGATATAGCCACCGGAGCATTAttggttttctccaaaatctgCAGCTCTCTCCCCTTATCcgcttttctctattttttttcttttcttttcttttctttttttttaactggtggCCTCTTCGCAGTTTTATAGGcaccttttttttcataattacaaTTTTGTTCCTCTTTCAtgcttttatgtattttattttatttttcatgtaaactatCTCGTTTATTTCTGTTTAAATCGCTAGTCTTTACCAAACTCCGATTGGGATGAGATATTtaaccaaggtaggaaaacatattaatagacttcatACAAAATTTCATCTCGATCCGACGATTGGATTGAGAGCTCTGCTTCCTAATGTAAAATTGGTCAGTTCATAACTTTTCATAAACAAtctagatttttcttgttcaatcttcacaaaaaaaatcatgtcaattATCATTCTAAACCTTTAAGGTCGTTTAATTATTTTGGAATGTATTCATTTTAGGAtttccacctttatttatttatcgggcTTATTATCGTTTCAAAATAACATCACTGATTTTTAAGCGGTGCTTGCACCTTCAGTCCTACCCTTTTCATTGTACTATcatttattataatgtattctttattacctcacttattttctaaaaaaatattttgtcatttttctcattatctCATCCATCAAAACACGTTATCAGTTTCTCTGTCCTTAtgaattctaaaccaaaattcattttatgaagGTCATCTCTtccattatatatcattatttatctattatttctaatCTTGGTTTCCATCACTCATTGAAATATTACCACTTTCAGTCTTACGTTTACACAtctacatatttaaattataaatttccagGGGTTTCACAAAGCTTTAGCAGCAATTACATGCAACTTTCCATATGAAAGATCTTGGCGAGCTCACATACTTCTTAGGATTAAAAGTTCATCACCGACCCAATGGTATTTTCGTGAATCAGCATAAATATATTCAAGATCTTATCACCTTGGCTGGTTTAGAGGACACTTCTTCTGTTGATACTCCTATGGAAGTAAATGTCAAATACAGAAAAGATGAAGGGGACTTGCTAGATGATCCTACTCTCTATATGAGCCTGGTTGGAAGTCTTATATACTTGACCACTACTCGACCTGATATATCCTATGATGTCCATCAGGTTAGTCAGTTTATGTCTTCTCCTCGGCATCTCCATCTTGCTGCAGTTTGACGCATCATCCGCTATCTTCGAGGCTCACCTAATCGTGGGTTGTTCTTCCCTACTGGCTCCTCTCTTCAACTTGTTGCCTATAGTGATACTGATTGGGCTGGGTGTCCGGATACACGTCAATCTACTACGAGTTGGTATATGTTTTTAGGTAATGCCTTAATTTCTTGGAAATGTAAGAAACAAGATCGTGTTTCTAAATCCTCCACTGAGGCTGAGTATCGTGCCATGTCTACTGCTTGTTCTGAAATTGTATGGCTGTGCGGTCTTCTCGAAGAGCTTGGGTTTCCTCAGGTCACCTCTACCCCACTTCATGCTGATAATACTAGTGCTATTCAGATTGCCACCAATCCTGTTTTCCATGAACGCACCAAACATATTGAGGTTGATTGTCATTCTATTCGCAACACCTTGGAAAATCAGGTGATACCTCTTCCTCACATATCTTCTTATCTTCAAATAGCTGATGTCTTCACCAAAGTTATGACTCAACAGCGACATCAATTTCTTGTTGGCAAATTGTTGCTGGTTGACTTACCAGCATCAATTTGAGAGGGGATGTTACCATATAGGTATACAATTAGGACTCTTAATATTAAGTATCAAAGATTATCTTATCATAGACTCCTTTATAGCAAAATAACCTTCTATGTAGACTCCTTGTATGGCAAAATAACCTGCAATGTATAAGAGGCTTCTTTATGCTGAGTGCAGGGGAGGACATTCTGCCtagttaataaattgattaacttTCTTGGTACTCTTGGCTTGAATATATTAACACATACTGTCACGGCCCAGTCTGTTGGCACTTTTGGTACGAACCCATCCAAGCATTCACACACTGGAGAGCTTTGAATATTGCATAAACCGTTTGCACCACAGAGTGCATAGCGATCACAATTATCTGTGTTTGCTGTTTCATAAAGCAACCAACTTTGCGTTCGCTCAATCCAAGCGAGGCTCGGGATATCGTCATTCTGATCTGTCATGAACCTCCAAAGCATTGACTTATCAACAAGACTTTCTCTGTAGACTATCTCCTCCTCACtaataacaaattcaaatttgtatATGGGATTTGGTTTCAAGTTAGGTATCCCACTGAACCGCAGCCCATCCCATGGCCCTGATCTGTTCTTCATTTTTGAACCTTGCTTCAGTACTAACTCAGGATATCCGTAAGGAATAAGCATACAAGTAAAGTTACCTCTGGAAGGATCATCTGGTGACTTCCACGATGTCATGTACCACTCCATGCCTGTTATTCTATGCCTTCCTAGCTTCATGCCTGGCAATATTGTATCAGTTGGATGTTCAAAACTCTGCCACAAGGAATTTTCCAGGCTATCACCCTCCTCTTTCACAACAAGGTTTCCTGAATCCAGAAGTTGAGCAGCTGGATTAGAAGCAGATCTCGATGAGTTCGAATTGAAGACCAAATTATGGTCCCATTCTGATTGAGAATGACAAGAATTCCCATGTCAGTTAGCCTTAAAACACCTGATGAATCATTAAGGGGGGTCTCTCTATTGGCTACCCAAACTATAGTCATGACAGGTATCTTGCCATACCATATCCCTACGTATCGGTTCTTGGATTCTCCAGGGCTGAAAAATCCCAACACATAGGTTCCTTCAGCTGAAACTATGGTATCACCATCTCTAATGGAGTGAGTTGTGTTTATGGTGTCAATAGCAGTTGCTGTTTCTACAATAAGCAATAAAGAGGAGCAAAAAAGAAGTACAAGAATGCAATGTTCCGTTGGTACTCCCATTGTTTCCTTTTCCCTGTACCTCACTTTTTGATATTGATGACTGCCATAGATGGTGAAAATGTTCATGCTAAAAACGGCATATTTGAGGGCACAAGTGGAATGCTTTGAACTGAGGCGCGGTTAGGTGGGACGTCCCTAGCTATACTCTTCGAACGTTTTTTACTGGATCCCGTCAATggcttttgatttgattgaatccCTGTATAATATGCAGTATCTATCATGTACCCCCTTCTTTAAAGTTGACTGTTAGACAGCAAGTGCAAGATTGCAccaaataagtaaaaaaaaaagaaacatgtgaaaaagaattaaaataagtaGTTCCAATCCATTGCGAACCTTCACATGCTTTTTTCTCTGCTTCGAATCaccccatattttttttataaattgaaagtATCCCTATATTAAGGGTTTGTTCATTTAGACCCCTATAAAATGATTACTTATAATTACCTTTTGGCCCCATCTCtctcacaattttttttcccttatatataaaccccccccccccaaaaaaaaaaaaataaataaataaataaaatcaatacgCTCTAACTCTTTCATGCTTCAATGCCTATCCATCTAGCAAAATAGTAGATACCATATTGAAACATACCCTACATCCTAGgccaattcaaatttttttaacataaaaaaaataattaggtgatgatagtgtttaaaaaaaaaaacaagaaaaacctaacactcAAGTTACTAATTAACTTGACTATATCTAGTAAGAtcagttaattttataatatgatttaaatcGAAGACAATGATAAcaaatatgcataaaaaaaaaacctggtaataattaactaaaaaaataaatcattgatATCATATATgtaaggagaaaaagaaaagattgatgGAGACCCATCGCCACTCTACTATGGACATCGCCTATAAACATAAGAGTTTGATGAGATGATTCAAACTCCATGACAAAAGGATACAAGATGACATCGAAAGAAGATGCATGGTTCAATAGAGTAATGCCCTAGAAAAGCAAATTGAACAAAACACAATGAAGTGAGTATCTAACTATattcaattaatcaattttatttaattcaagaataaaatttattttgaaaaaatatatttaataaagaaaaaaaaacataaggacCCCAATAAcccaaccaaataaaaaagaacaagggATAAAACAAAGGATgtaaaaagcatataaaaacacAGAGCccaatttccaataaaataaatattgaatgataaaattaaaaaaaacttaaaataatgattaaaaaaacaaagcaaacccTAGCGAACATTCTTAACCTAACTTAGTTTTCAAACTACAACCCGTGAAATTCCAAAATTGGCTTAACCTAAAAGCTCAAATCCAAAGtaattcaatattgaaagatgaaattgggtataaaaaaatatcaaactaaaaaatttagtaaagcaaagaaaaaaataaggataaaatcttatagaaaaaaacgATCGAGGGTGAATcgccaaaaaattaaattataaaaattattttagatgacATAAATAgcgattgaaagatgaagaccaaatctgacaaataaaaaaaataaaaaaagaatgaaattgaaataaattttgattttcataagttattccaaataaaacaaatattaaccaaaagattagggactaaattgaaaacaaaaaaaaaaaagctaggtGCATGATTTGAAATATTGCATGGCAGGGCATAAAAATCAAGGGAGAtggaggaaagaaagaagaaaaagaaaaaagaaatggctGCTGGAGCAAAACTGAAGTTCTATTTTCTATACTCGTCACCATTATATAGAGTAGACATCGAGAAGAATCTAAAGATGCCCAGAAAAGACCTTTTTAGTTTCTAGAATTAACCAAACGCGTCGCATAAAGAAGAGCTGTGATGATTTTTAGATGTAGTTAGattatatgatataatattaaaagaattatgaataGATAATTGCAtgtatttagtttaattttaataaaatattatattagatGAATCATTAtgtttaattatgaaattgGATTGTGAATTGTGATCAAAGATGGGTTGGACATTGATAGAATTAGAAAactaatttggttttttctatGGGCGagctaaaaaactgaaaaactaattaaaccgagaaaaccggaaaaaaaaattaacaaaaaaaaccgaaccatgaaaaaaaaccgattaaaccgattagaattttgaaaaaactgaccggttcgattttggttttaaaaatctaaaactgaaaaaacagaaccgaacccaaatcgaaaaaaaaccaagtcaaaccggGAAACACCGAGCCAAACctgtttgaactggttttttccccaaaataaccgaacaaaaaatgatcAGTTTAAACCAGTTTTATTtcagtttctatttttttcaaaaaaaactagttttaatttttttttataaaaatcaaactaaataaaaaaataatcacccttaATTTTTTGTATGCAGGGAGGGAGttaaaaggctaaaaaaaatttcatcattgcACCTCGTGAAATTATGTTACATCCTTGAATATTCTACCGAACGTGCTATATTACTAAAAGGAATCAACTGTgctaaggtaaaaaaaactctcCTCTCCCTTAGTTTTTAGCAATTGTTTTGGTTGTGTTTATAACCATGAAATcaactaaattatattaaaataactccCACGTAACTTAATTAAAATCTAGGTTATGTAAGGAATTCAGTcaagaaaattcaagattaatctagatgaaatttaataataatatatcaaataatttttgtagcctaaaccttttcttttacatttaattttttttatccaacccTTAGCGGTAAACAAGATAAGCACTCTAACACCAGGAtttcaaaaacaagaataatataaaaggcCTAAAGGCtcattttacatgtattttaattttataaaccaTGAACACATGCAAATGGGCATGAAgccaaatccaaatccaaagaACTTGTTTCTAGTTGAAAGGGCCTTCAGGGGGTTCCAAATCCAAAGAACCTAAAGCTGATAAGActgttttcaaattctttttgttatttattaaacatattCTATGcttgacaaatatatatatatatatatatatatatatatatatgttaaattgATGCAAATTATCCAACATTATACTGAGCGAAAGATACTAGCATACTTGACATTCCATGCTTGCATTGTTATGCTGAATAGTAAACATGGATGCCTtatgttttcttggttttgataGTGAGTAATTTATATTACTTGGCAGCCATCGAGCAGGCCGCCATCGTCAATATACTTCCAAAGTCCAATATAGAAGAAGGTCACGCCGTCTCGAATTTTTGGTCCTATACACTTACCGCTACCCCCCACACGGCACTCTCACCTTTTCTGTCAAGAAAATtactcaaaattcaaaaattccaaataaatacGCATTCAATTTCAAGTGTTGAATTTCTGTTAGTCCAATCACAAGAACTGAAAACGAGTTTTGACTCAGGAACGTTGGGTTTAACCATTGCCccgtttgaaattttttttttttaaagtagttttttctagcaatttaatttttaaaaagtgatttttttaaaaaaaaaattgatagtatcatgaaaaataaattaaaaaatatttatcagtgtttgattatgtcatggaaaatgaattgagaaataatatattaatatttttaaaaatatttattaaaataatatgaaaaaatcttacaaattaaaaagttgaaaaaaaatgaaattgaaaaaaaaactaatttcataaattatcttaaataaaataaataataattaaaataataaaaattaaatctaacagataaaaaaattaaaatataataaaattaaaaaataatatcagagTTCTGAAGTCTGATTTGAAACCAGACCCCTTTTTAAgctatgcttttgtttttaatgacaGATAGGCATACTTAACTTATGATGTTATTAACAGCTCTATTGCTTTGACCTTCGTTTTTTATCAAGACGGTGTCCTGGAGCGGCTCGCCTGGATTGACCGATTTAATAATTGGATAGTGTACTCAAGTGCACTAGGAGATAACTGCGATAACTATGCACTATGCGGTGCTTATGGCAGGTGCACCATCGGAAACTCCCCAGTATGTGGGTGTTTGAACAGATTCGTGCCAAAAAACCAAAGGGAATGGGTAAGGGCAGACTGGTCTAACGGGTGCGTTCGGAGGACACCGCTGAACTGCCAGAATGAAGATGGATTTATAAAGCATTATAACATTAATTTGCCAGACTCAAAGATTTGGGCAATGAATAAAAGCATGACAACGGAAGAATGCAGGGTGAAATGCTTGAATAATTGTTCTTGCATGGCTTATACAAATTCAGTTATAAGTGGAAATGGAAGCGGATGCATTCTCTGGTTTGGTGACCTGGTGGACATCAGACAATACACGGAGGATGGACAGGATCTTTTTATTAGAATGGCTTCTTCTGAAGTAGGTAAATATAAGCACATTCTTACATGctgaatataatatattatatttattgcatAGCACTGCATAATACCAAAAATCCATGGCTAATGCTTTGAAACGTAACAGATTGGAAATTTATGGAAACATATCAGACTGGAGGTATTCtagatcaatattttatagagagattaatttattaaaaatttatttaattaacatgatttaaataaattatagataaataaaaaattaattttaaataactctTGGTTTTTCTCCTTAAAAAATCCttggtttttctaaatttaatttttaatttatagaggTTAATCAAAGGTTGATAATGgtgaaaattaattcttattaacTCTTTAACCTTTTAACTtctaaaattcattataaaaatgGGGTAAAACAAGAGATTCTATCTTGATTTTTGTAGATTTTTACATACTcttttgttagagaataatataaatcatatattggacCTCACCTACAAACTTAAacttgggttgagatggttctttgatatagTATAAGAGTCTTAATgactaagcggtcacgagttcgaatctcaccatcctcatttatgtgataaaaattaagcacaaggtaatgtgggcctgtgcatattttaagcccaaagggctttcacttgaggggatgtgttagagaataatataaatcagaAACATTTGAGTTTCATATTCTTTGGttcaaatacattttttagaagttcatctaaaaaaagttatattgttAAAATCCCGGGAGACATATTGCAAACATCCTAACTGCATAAGTAAAGAGCAATAAAACCTtaagaaaatatgatttatcattaaaaacaacaaaaaaattattacttatttattactttaaagTGCTTTAATAAATAAGTaccctcttttattttaatttaagcatacTAGTATGCATTCtagaattttgaattaatatcaatTGCAAGTTTGATTAAATGCTTAATATGCAtgctataattctttttattatatttatgttgaaagCATGTTTGCCATGAGTTATGTTTTTGCATGTTTATGGGCCACGTTTGTTTCATAGAAAGTGGTTTTCTAgaaatcattttccaaacttttctatgtttgtttgtcattaaaaaaattgatcaacaagaaacactttccagtcaaaaacaaatttggcttggttttcagaaaagtatttttcttagaatttgatttttatatcaacttcagtctttatttttatgattgttatttattttatttttattatttttttaattgaaattttttaaacatgtataaatCTAAGTTTTTATTGGACATTTTTCCCAGCCTAAGTCCCATGCTTGACAAAACTTGATGTAGACTAATTTAGTATATAGATTGGATCAATTCCAAATCAAGGAAAATAACTTTGGTtagtatataattaattaaaatacttgattaattttcaAGGACAGATCAAGAATATACAAACAATCTCCAATCCTGATAAGAAAACCCATGCATTACTTACAATTTCCAAAACCAACCAAGCATACCAAACTAATCCTGAATGGTTTTTTACGTTCAAAATGTTTCAGAAGATCTATCCATGAGAATGTTGACACAAACACCTGCCTTACATAACGTCGATACATGGTGACTGTCGACCAAGTAAtcaaaacacattttttctTTGTGAGATGACTAATCCATATGTCCCTAGTACAGTAAGCATAAAATACTTAGAAACAATATATCAGAACGACAAGCAATCTATCTTTGTTCTAACTCTGAAATCGAGCATTCATTAGCTGAACATGGTTTGCTCGGGCTGGAAGAATAAGCTGCTTCAATCAGATCcctttcaaagaaaaaacctgGTTGTCTAGGATGGGGCAATTCATCTTCATTACCCAACATCAAAACTACATTCGACATGTTTGGCCTGTCTTCTGGATCTTCTTGCACACATAATAAACCCACGTGAATTGAACGTAACACTTCCGATAAATTGCATGTTATAACAAAGGATTCTGCAGCCAGTTCCACAGACCTGTTTTCTTTGAAAAGTTTCCAAGCCTGATAAGCAGAAAACCATGTTATTAGAATGAATTTGATGtcttgaaataagaaaatattattaacaactCTATGTTCTCTGGACTCAAACATCTAAATCCATCATGCACACCGTTGTCGGGTTGGATTAGTTTCGATGTTCTTACAAATATTTCATGCCTTTGAAGCGGAACCTAACATAGGTGCTTGAGAGCAAAGTGAGAcaacatagttttgaaacttaCATGCCCAAGAAGGTTGAGGTGGTGGTCTGGATGACAGAATCCTCTGTTTCTTTTCCCACTTACTATCTCTAGCACCAATACACCAAAACTGAAGACGTCCGAATTTAGTGAGTAGAGTCCATAATTTGCGTACTCAGGAGATATGTAGCCGCTGCATTTATTCATGGAATGTTAAGTTGCATTTgtcaaaaaatgaaagataaaaccATATGTTGGTGGAGACACTTACAATGTACCAGCCACTTTATTAGTATTGGCTTCGGTTTCATTCCCTCCAAAACTTCTAGCCAGGCCAAAGTCTGAAATTTTTGGGCTCAGTTCATAGTCCAACAAAATATTGCTGGCTTTCAGATCTCTGTGAATTACTCTTAGTCTTGAGTCCTGGTGAAGATAAAGGATTCCACGAGCAATCCCATTGATAATTTTGTAGCGCTTGGGCCAGTCTAGTTGCAAGCTGTGTGTTTTTTCTGCCATATTTTTTGCCAAGTCAATTCATTCCAGCTCTTATCAGATTCCTAAATGCATACgaaaaactaggaaaaaaagTAATCCATACTTAAAATACTTAATGAATGTTGTCATgttgaattaaaattacaattggTATGGCAGCATGTGTGACCATTAAAGTGGAGAAGTCTTCCCTCCAATCCATTTTCCCAAAGGTTTTGAAGGAAGCACAACAGCTTCTTGTTTTGGTGTATATGGTTTCCACTTTCTCCTAGTAACTTGTATCCCCGACTGATCTACTGAACTTTTTATCTTAAGCCACAGCTCATGGCATTGTTCACTCAGAGTTGGTTTGGTGCTTGAACACTGACAACCCAAGTGTGCaataagtttaattaatttgtaggCGTTTTGAGAGATCCCATACCGAAAATTAAAACGTCCAAGCTTTTGTTGGGCAAGAACTCATAGATCAACATCTTTTCATCTCCTTCAATGCAGCATCCTAGAAGCTTCACTAGATTCCGGTGCTGAAGTTTCACAATGTAATTTGCCTCATTTTTGAGCTCATCAAGTCCTTGTCTCGAATTCCTAGAAAGCCTCTTGACAGCTATTTCTCGTCCATCTGCTAATGTTCCCTGCAAATAATAACTCAGTATCCTAAACAAATCAATACTGTCCAAGCATGTTTCGGAACTCTGAAGTTTGAATACTGTCCAAGCAGTCATTATTTTATGCTTAAAAGGCTCAATCCCATGGTTGATGTTTCAAAGAAACTAATACCACAAATATCATTGTTGCCATGGGTTTCCACCGTGAAATTTAAAAGCCATCAAGATGCTTGATTGATTATAGATTAGTACCTTGTAAACTGGTCCGAAACCGCCTTCTCCAAGTTTGTTGTCAGTGGAAAAATTATTTGTTGCACATGCCAAGGTACCAAAATCAAAAAATGGTAGTTCCAGGTCTTCCTTCTTGCGCATGTTATTTGATTGTCCTGCACGCAGAACTGGGAAGAATAAGAAAGTAGGAGAACAATATCTTCTGTTACACTAAAATTTCTTCAAGCCGTCAATACATTTATGTAtctaattattctaaaaataaaattttaaaagaaacaaatcttcTTATCTGAAAATCGAAAGATGGAGTATAGGAGTAGTTAAATTTTCATGGCGTGAATAACGTACTATTTTTCTGTTGCTGCTTCCAAATATACAAGACCAGGGCTAGGCCAAGGAACAGAATTCCAGTAAACAATGCAGTGCTTATTATGATCCTTTTCTTCGCATTGgattttgtatttatctttgCGCCATCTCCATTATCTACAACATGGCAGAGAAAATGTGGATTTAAAAGACAACAATAGGAAAGACCATAGAATATACATTAGTGAAACAGATAACTGCGCAAGTGTGCAGGCAAAAGGAATGGAAGAAAattttcttctatatatatctCAAGCATGTGATTTcccattttttctctttctgaAGTAAACTTAATATTAGAATAAATCATTTAGGCAGCAATTTCATAGATCtgaatattgttatttttctgaTGAATAGGCAGTTACAATTTAAAGGATGATTTAACAAGAAGTTgctagaatataatttatagatACTTACTTTTCTAGTCTGAAGATAGATTCATCATACCTAGTTCTGACTCAGCCATCCGTATATAAACATCTTGCTCATTTACAGCAATAACTCTTATGTCAATCAGGTCGCCAAACCAGAGCAAGCACCCACTTCCTCCATTCCTGATGTCCAAATTTGAATATGCTGTACAGCTACAGTTCTTTATACACTTTTTTTTGCACTCCTCAAGATTCATACTCGTGTTAAACCATGACGTTTTTGTCTCTGGCAACTTCAGTCCAGAGAGCTTCTGAAAGCCATCTCCAGAACAATTTAGTGGAGTCCTTCTAACACAACCGTTTGACCAATCGGCCACGTTCCAATCTCTTGGAGTTTTAGGTACAAATCCATCCAAGCAATCACACAGTACTGGAGAACTGTCAATACTACATATTCCATTTGTACCACATAGTGCATAACGATCACAATTATCTGTAGTTCCAGTATCGTACAGGAACCAACTTTGTGTTTTCTCATTCAACACGAATTCCTGGAAATCTCCATTTGGACTGACCACGGCCCTTG
It contains:
- the LOC7462374 gene encoding G-type lectin S-receptor-like serine/threonine-protein kinase At4g27290; translated protein: MHFISILLFCFFLLLDREVATAIDIINTTQPIIDGDTMVSADGTYELGFFSPAKSKDRYLGIWYGKIRVQTVVWVANRETPLNDSSGVLRLTNKGILIILDRHKSVIWSSITTRPARNPTAQLLDSGNLVVKEEGDSNLENSLWQSFEHPTDTILADMKIGWNRIAGMNLYLTSWKSADDPSRGNFTCMMVPYGYPEIVLTEGSKVKCRSGAWNGILLSGLTQLKSTSKFTIEFLFNEKEMFLTYHFHSSSILSRAVVSPNGDFQEFVLNEKTQSWFLYDTGTTDNCDRYALCGTNGICSIDSSPVLCDCLDGFVPKTPRDWNVADWSNGCVRRTPLNCSGDGFQKLSGLKLPETKTSWFNTSMNLEECKKKCIKNCSCTAYSNLDIRNGGSGCLLWFGDLIDIRVIAVNEQDVYIRMAESELDNGDGAKINTKSNAKKRIIISTALFTGILFLGLALVLYIWKQQQKNRQSNNMRKKEDLELPFFDFGTLACATNNFSTDNKLGEGGFGPVYKGTLADGREIAVKRLSRNSRQGLDELKNEANYIVKLQHRNLVKLLGCCIEGDEKMLIYEFLPNKSLDVLIFEKTHSLQLDWPKRYKIINGIARGILYLHQDSRLRVIHRDLKASNILLDYELSPKISDFGLARSFGGNETEANTNKVAGTFGYISPEYANYGLYSLNSDVFSFGVLVLEIVSGKRNRGFCHPDHHLNLLGHAWKLFKENRSVELAAESFVITCNLSEVLRSIHVGLLCVQEDPEDRPNMSNVVLMLGNEDELPHPRQPGFFFERDLIEAAYSSSPSKPCSANECSISELEQR